One window of the Waddliaceae bacterium genome contains the following:
- a CDS encoding 1-deoxy-D-xylulose-5-phosphate synthase, translating to MEYPLLDSIAGPGDIKDFDDATLKALCDEARQRIIDVLSVNGGHLASNLGAVELTVAMHKVFDSPVDKFLWDTSHQSYTHKLLTGRHSSFESLRRYHGITGFGNPMESDHDHLYAGHAGTALSSALGLAEGRDQRIEEGHIVPVIGDGSLTCGLILEALNNIPEDLKKFVVILNDNNMAISENVGAITNILSRLLNNPKMDKFYHDVDTFLNKIPSLGRILSEKGKKVRESLQNIVSPSLFFEQYNMSYLGPFDGHDVNKLVEVLEEVKNSEWPVLVHVITKKGLGMDEAIKNPTAYHGAKPFYPDTGKFLPDASPKPTFPKIFGQQLLSMAERDDGIIAVTPAMLSGSCLEGIMEKFPERCYDVGIAEGHAVTFSGALAHGKKLKVVAAIYSTFLQRAFDNVFHDVCLQESPVIFGVDRAGFAAADGTTHHGIYDIAFLNAIPGMVIAQPRDGVVLRDIMSSAFSWQRPTAIRYPNTVTNDDDGESRCERLLGKGEILAEGKDVAIIALGHMCKTALEVREILSGHGINVTVVDPVFVKPLDEDLMRDILGRHRVVFTVEEHALIGGLGSIINNFVVKNGFSDTKVVNCGIDDVFVEQGGYGDLLNEVGLTAEKLVATVLKTFYPENHS from the coding sequence ATGGAATACCCTCTTCTCGACAGTATTGCTGGCCCTGGTGACATTAAAGACTTCGACGATGCTACTTTAAAAGCTCTTTGTGATGAAGCGCGGCAGCGTATCATTGATGTGTTGTCTGTCAATGGCGGACACCTTGCGTCGAACCTCGGCGCTGTAGAGCTTACTGTTGCCATGCACAAAGTCTTCGACTCCCCTGTCGACAAATTTTTATGGGACACCAGCCATCAATCTTACACTCACAAGCTCCTTACTGGCAGGCATTCTAGTTTCGAAAGTTTGCGTCGTTATCATGGTATTACTGGTTTCGGCAATCCTATGGAGTCTGATCACGACCATCTTTATGCTGGACATGCTGGCACAGCGCTTTCTTCGGCGTTGGGTCTTGCTGAGGGGCGCGACCAGCGTATTGAAGAGGGGCATATTGTCCCTGTCATCGGCGATGGAAGTTTAACTTGCGGTCTTATTTTGGAAGCTTTGAATAACATTCCCGAAGACCTTAAGAAATTCGTTGTCATCCTCAATGATAATAACATGGCAATCTCCGAGAACGTCGGTGCTATTACTAATATATTGAGTCGTCTTCTCAACAACCCTAAGATGGACAAGTTTTACCATGACGTCGATACTTTCCTCAACAAGATCCCGTCATTGGGAAGGATTTTGTCTGAGAAGGGCAAGAAAGTCCGTGAATCTTTACAGAACATTGTAAGTCCTTCGTTATTCTTCGAGCAGTATAACATGTCGTATCTTGGCCCTTTCGACGGCCATGATGTCAACAAACTCGTCGAGGTTTTGGAAGAGGTCAAGAACTCTGAGTGGCCTGTTTTGGTCCATGTCATCACCAAGAAGGGCCTGGGTATGGACGAAGCGATAAAGAACCCGACGGCATACCATGGTGCCAAGCCTTTTTATCCTGATACCGGGAAGTTCCTTCCTGACGCTTCGCCGAAGCCTACTTTCCCTAAGATTTTCGGCCAGCAGCTTCTTTCTATGGCTGAGCGTGACGATGGTATCATTGCTGTCACTCCTGCCATGCTTTCGGGGTCGTGTCTTGAAGGTATCATGGAGAAATTCCCTGAAAGGTGTTATGACGTCGGCATCGCCGAAGGTCATGCTGTTACGTTTTCTGGTGCTCTTGCTCATGGCAAGAAATTGAAGGTCGTTGCTGCGATATATTCTACATTTTTACAGCGTGCTTTCGACAACGTCTTCCATGATGTATGTCTTCAGGAGTCCCCTGTTATCTTCGGTGTCGACAGGGCGGGATTTGCTGCTGCTGACGGCACCACACACCATGGCATCTATGATATTGCTTTCCTCAATGCCATCCCTGGCATGGTTATAGCGCAGCCGCGCGATGGTGTAGTCCTTAGGGACATTATGTCTTCGGCATTCTCGTGGCAGCGTCCTACGGCGATACGGTATCCTAACACTGTCACCAACGATGACGATGGAGAATCTCGCTGTGAGCGTCTTCTTGGCAAGGGGGAAATTCTTGCTGAGGGAAAAGATGTCGCGATAATAGCATTGGGGCATATGTGTAAGACGGCATTGGAAGTTCGTGAGATTCTTTCTGGTCATGGTATCAACGTCACTGTCGTCGATCCTGTTTTCGTGAAACCTCTCGACGAAGATCTTATGCGCGACATTTTAGGGCGCCATAGGGTAGTCTTTACTGTCGAAGAGCATGCTCTTATTGGCGGCCTTGGAAGTATTATCAATAACTTCGTCGTGAAAAATGGTTTTTCTGATACTAAGGTGGTAAACTGCGGCATTGACGATGTTTTTGTCGAGCAGGGCGGCTATGGAGACCTTCTTAACGAGGTAGGCCTTACTGCTGAAAAGCTCGTCGCTACAGTTCTTAAAACTTTTTACCCTGAAAATCACTCATGA
- the xseB gene encoding exodeoxyribonuclease VII small subunit, with protein sequence MAKSNKATMNFEKTLSRLETISEAMNSVDTGLDKSLSLYEEADALIGGCLQHLKAAEDKIEVLTKKRDGGVVLDDDGSPKTSEF encoded by the coding sequence ATGGCGAAGAGTAATAAAGCTACCATGAATTTCGAGAAGACGTTGTCACGTCTTGAGACGATTTCTGAAGCGATGAATTCCGTCGATACTGGTCTTGACAAATCTTTATCGTTGTATGAAGAAGCCGACGCTCTTATTGGAGGATGTCTCCAGCATTTAAAAGCTGCTGAGGATAAGATCGAGGTACTTACCAAGAAGCGTGATGGCGGTGTTGTTCTCGATGACGATGGTTCTCCTAAGACAAGTGAATTTTAA
- a CDS encoding exodeoxyribonuclease VII large subunit — MLNPLEAITISQATQKIKVLLEGSFRNVLIRGEVSNLTNHSSGHKYFSLKDSGAQISAVMFRGDALGLKKVLSAGDDVVVRGDISVYPPRGNYQIIVREVMHAGIGEYLLKFEALKKKLEGLGWFSEDTKKALPRHITTLGIVTSPTGAAVHDIIDVARRRVPGIRVVINPVLVQGDGAAVDIAMAIQQMNEYGLADVIIVGRGGGSIEDLWPFNEEVVAKAIYDSVIPVVSAVGHETDYTIADFVSDVRAPTPSAAAEIVTASMVQDIEKITTLQKHIVHMASQVVRGARFRLDAVIKQPWFIAPCRVLELYKQRVDELSCVIDGAMRRNIEKYKLVVGSFVSAFKALNPKSIMDKGYSIVFSKKDNSVILSAKDVVDGQKLKIRLYDGEVHAITEEVVQYGEE, encoded by the coding sequence ATGCTAAATCCTCTCGAGGCCATTACGATATCGCAGGCGACGCAGAAGATCAAGGTTCTCCTTGAGGGTTCTTTTCGTAATGTCCTTATACGTGGTGAAGTCAGCAATCTCACAAACCATTCTTCTGGGCACAAATATTTTTCTTTGAAGGATTCTGGTGCGCAGATATCGGCGGTGATGTTCCGTGGTGATGCTTTAGGTCTGAAGAAGGTCCTTTCTGCTGGTGATGACGTCGTTGTACGGGGTGACATTTCCGTATACCCTCCTCGTGGGAACTATCAGATTATCGTCAGGGAGGTAATGCATGCTGGTATTGGTGAATATCTTCTAAAGTTCGAGGCTTTGAAGAAGAAGCTCGAAGGTTTGGGGTGGTTTTCTGAGGATACAAAGAAGGCGTTGCCGCGTCATATCACAACGCTAGGCATTGTGACGAGTCCTACTGGGGCGGCGGTTCATGACATCATCGACGTTGCAAGGCGTCGTGTTCCTGGGATTCGTGTTGTCATCAATCCTGTCCTTGTCCAGGGCGACGGTGCTGCTGTCGATATTGCGATGGCGATACAGCAGATGAACGAGTATGGTCTTGCTGATGTTATTATTGTCGGTCGTGGTGGTGGAAGTATTGAGGATTTATGGCCTTTCAACGAAGAAGTTGTTGCCAAGGCTATATACGACAGTGTTATCCCTGTCGTCTCTGCTGTAGGCCATGAAACGGACTATACCATCGCGGACTTTGTCTCTGACGTCCGTGCTCCTACGCCTTCTGCTGCTGCCGAGATTGTCACGGCATCGATGGTCCAAGACATTGAGAAGATCACGACGTTACAGAAGCATATTGTCCATATGGCATCGCAAGTTGTCCGCGGTGCACGTTTTAGGCTTGACGCTGTTATCAAGCAGCCATGGTTTATCGCTCCCTGTCGTGTTTTAGAGCTTTACAAGCAGCGTGTTGACGAACTTTCTTGTGTTATCGATGGTGCTATGCGGCGTAATATTGAGAAGTATAAGCTTGTTGTAGGGTCGTTTGTTTCTGCCTTTAAAGCTTTGAATCCCAAAAGCATAATGGACAAGGGCTATAGTATTGTCTTTTCGAAAAAGGACAATTCCGTTATTCTTTCTGCCAAGGACGTCGTTGATGGGCAGAAATTAAAGATCCGTCTTTATGACGGCGAAGTACATGCTATTACCGAGGAGGTTGTACAATATGGCGAAGAGTAA
- a CDS encoding triose-phosphate isomerase — protein sequence MARKYIIAGNWKMYKTIAEATAFVDAIATEVANSDNAVYLAVPYTAIRPASEKTANTNVVIGAQNMNDADEGAFTGEIAANMLIEAGAQFVVIGHSERRAYFNEDNAFINRKIKKALSAKIQPILCVGETLEDRENNKTEEVLRQQLTESLADLTAENVGPLVIAYEPVWAIGTGKTATVDVAQETHVFCRSVIKDVFGDDVAQKITILYGGSVKPENVKELMAQNDIDGALVGGAALQPESFVKLVNFDK from the coding sequence ATGGCACGGAAGTATATCATAGCAGGAAACTGGAAGATGTATAAGACTATAGCAGAAGCGACAGCATTCGTCGACGCCATAGCAACCGAAGTCGCCAACAGCGATAACGCCGTATACCTCGCCGTACCATATACCGCTATACGCCCCGCCAGCGAAAAAACAGCAAATACTAACGTTGTCATCGGAGCACAGAATATGAACGACGCCGATGAAGGAGCCTTCACAGGAGAAATCGCCGCCAATATGCTTATAGAAGCAGGAGCGCAGTTCGTAGTGATAGGACACTCCGAAAGAAGAGCGTATTTCAACGAAGATAACGCATTCATCAACAGAAAAATTAAAAAAGCTCTAAGCGCAAAAATACAACCGATACTATGCGTCGGAGAGACACTAGAAGATCGCGAAAATAACAAAACCGAAGAAGTCCTAAGACAACAGCTTACCGAAAGCCTAGCAGATCTCACCGCAGAAAATGTAGGACCTCTAGTCATCGCTTACGAGCCAGTATGGGCGATAGGGACAGGGAAAACAGCAACTGTCGACGTCGCACAAGAAACACACGTCTTCTGCAGGTCCGTGATAAAAGATGTCTTCGGCGATGACGTCGCACAAAAAATAACAATACTATACGGCGGATCGGTTAAACCCGAAAACGTCAAAGAACTTATGGCGCAAAATGATATCGACGGAGCACTAGTCGGTGGAGCAGCACTGCAGCCAGAATCGTTCGTCAAACTTGTAAACTTCGATAAATAA
- the secG gene encoding preprotein translocase subunit SecG yields the protein MSFIYYFAIITFIVVALLLCLVVLIQESKSSGLGATFGGGDSSSMFGASTADVLTKFTAWLATIFMVSCVVLSFWTGSLGRAKTKAASNEYIQQQTEQAEL from the coding sequence ATGAGTTTTATCTACTACTTCGCTATTATTACTTTCATCGTCGTGGCACTATTACTTTGCCTCGTCGTACTAATACAAGAAAGTAAGTCTTCAGGACTAGGAGCCACCTTCGGCGGGGGAGACTCCAGCTCGATGTTCGGAGCCTCGACAGCTGACGTTCTCACGAAATTCACAGCATGGCTAGCAACGATATTCATGGTATCATGCGTTGTACTTTCGTTCTGGACGGGATCGCTAGGACGCGCCAAAACAAAAGCCGCAAGCAATGAATACATACAACAACAGACGGAACAGGCTGAACTATGA